A part of Desulfotomaculum nigrificans DSM 574 genomic DNA contains:
- a CDS encoding DUF2905 domain-containing protein, whose product MAPLASMGKMLIFFGLFMALIGGILLLAGKLPGIGRLPGDIFVQRGNFTFYFPVVTSILLSILLTVILNVIFRR is encoded by the coding sequence GTGGCACCCCTAGCATCAATGGGTAAAATGCTTATTTTCTTTGGCCTGTTTATGGCATTAATTGGTGGTATCCTGCTGCTGGCAGGCAAGCTGCCTGGTATTGGGCGTTTGCCCGGTGATATTTTTGTACAAAGGGGAAATTTTACTTTTTACTTCCCGGTGGTAACGTCCATTCTGCTAAGCATTCTTTTGACAGTTATCTTAAACGTTATTTTTAGAAGGTAA
- a CDS encoding SpoIID/LytB domain-containing protein produces MGNLRHSVFVTFFIPVMALLLIFQLTSSLYAKTAQAETHRVRVGLITNADKLAFKTTGKYQLINKNSGEIIANLKPGERWELTVNNNRMVLTKNGEPAGEFNDPLVVQGATATPVSILSAVTTISSNGSNLAALSGDGKVTNLGTDLSKYQVRSASGVQPMTAGNSELALITLEGPGNTKRYRGDMEFKISNTGQLVAINELPVEEYLYGVVPSEMPVSFGLEALKAQALAARTYALRAALNNKNMDFDLAPTDASQVYGGYDAESPMANRAVQETAGEVITYQGQLIDAVFFSSSGGFTDNSEDVWKNYVPYLRWKEDPYDKNDKHYNWVVYNTVDQLTNRVNQGLAQLGYQQQFGQVQALEEVARTSSGARVKAMRINGLGLDGSPLTVEVANADRVRVVLGLKSSLFTWEQQRDEAGNLTAITITGSGWGHGLGMSQYGARGMAEQGYNYRQILQYYYTGVDIVPNYGR; encoded by the coding sequence GTGGGCAACTTGCGGCACAGTGTTTTTGTTACTTTTTTTATACCGGTGATGGCATTGCTATTGATATTTCAACTAACCAGTAGCTTATATGCCAAAACAGCCCAGGCCGAAACCCATAGGGTCAGGGTTGGACTAATTACTAATGCGGACAAGCTAGCCTTTAAAACCACCGGTAAATACCAGTTAATTAACAAAAATTCCGGCGAGATAATCGCTAACCTTAAACCAGGGGAACGCTGGGAATTAACTGTGAACAATAACCGAATGGTGCTGACCAAAAACGGTGAACCTGCCGGTGAATTTAACGATCCGCTGGTAGTGCAGGGTGCCACCGCCACTCCAGTTAGCATTCTGTCTGCGGTTACCACCATCAGCAGTAACGGATCAAATCTGGCTGCTTTATCCGGTGACGGAAAAGTTACCAACCTGGGAACTGATTTAAGCAAGTACCAGGTCAGATCAGCCAGTGGCGTGCAGCCAATGACCGCAGGTAACAGTGAATTGGCATTGATCACCCTGGAAGGTCCCGGTAATACCAAACGCTACCGGGGAGATATGGAATTTAAAATTAGCAACACCGGTCAGTTAGTAGCCATTAACGAACTGCCGGTAGAGGAATACCTCTATGGTGTGGTACCCAGTGAAATGCCGGTTTCCTTCGGGTTGGAGGCCCTTAAGGCCCAAGCCTTGGCGGCCCGTACCTACGCATTAAGGGCTGCCCTAAACAATAAAAATATGGATTTTGATTTAGCACCCACTGATGCCAGCCAGGTTTACGGTGGTTACGATGCGGAGTCACCGATGGCCAACCGGGCCGTTCAAGAAACTGCCGGAGAAGTTATTACATACCAGGGCCAGTTGATTGATGCAGTATTTTTCTCTTCCAGCGGTGGCTTTACTGATAACAGTGAGGATGTATGGAAGAATTACGTACCTTATTTAAGGTGGAAAGAAGACCCCTACGATAAAAATGATAAACACTATAATTGGGTGGTTTACAATACTGTTGACCAACTAACTAATCGGGTTAACCAGGGGTTAGCTCAATTGGGTTACCAACAGCAGTTCGGCCAGGTACAGGCACTGGAAGAAGTAGCCCGGACTTCCTCCGGAGCTAGGGTCAAGGCCATGAGAATTAACGGCCTGGGGTTGGACGGTAGTCCGTTAACGGTGGAGGTGGCCAATGCGGACCGGGTGAGAGTGGTATTGGGACTAAAAAGTTCCCTGTTTACCTGGGAACAGCAAAGGGATGAAGCAGGTAATCTAACTGCTATAACCATTACCGGCAGTGGCTGGGGGCATGGTTTAGGTATGTCCCAGTATGGTGCCCGGGGTATGGCTGAACAGGGTTATAACTACCGGCAAATTTTGCAATACTATTACACAGGTGTAGATATTGTACCAAATTACGGACGATAA
- a CDS encoding epoxyqueuosine reductase QueH, whose translation MKKILLHACCGPCSIYPLDSLRDQGWEVYGLFYNPNIHPYTEFRKRRDQLEQYAQQQNWKVIFDDEYRLDEYLQEVVHREARRCQMCYNMRLRKTVQVARKGNFDAFTTTLLVSPFQKHDLIREIGENLGEQYGVPFYYQDFRSGFKEATIRSKELAMYRQQYCGCIYSERDRYYRPTKSSDRSKEGK comes from the coding sequence ATGAAGAAAATACTGTTGCATGCCTGCTGTGGTCCCTGCTCCATTTACCCTCTGGATAGCCTGCGAGACCAGGGCTGGGAAGTATACGGGTTATTTTACAACCCCAATATTCACCCCTATACCGAGTTTAGAAAACGGCGGGATCAATTGGAACAGTATGCCCAGCAGCAAAACTGGAAAGTCATATTTGACGATGAATATAGACTGGACGAATACCTGCAGGAAGTGGTGCACCGGGAAGCCCGGCGCTGCCAAATGTGCTATAACATGCGGCTAAGGAAAACTGTCCAGGTGGCCCGGAAAGGAAATTTTGATGCTTTTACCACCACTTTGCTGGTTAGTCCTTTCCAGAAACATGACTTGATTAGGGAAATCGGGGAGAACCTGGGGGAACAATATGGTGTACCCTTTTACTACCAGGATTTTCGGTCGGGTTTTAAAGAGGCGACTATAAGATCAAAAGAGTTAGCCATGTACCGCCAACAATATTGTGGTTGCATTTACAGTGAGCGGGACAGATATTACCGGCCGACTAAAAGTTCCGACCGCAGTAAGGAGGGAAAATAA